CACGCCCATCGTCGTAAGAGAAGTCCAGGCACAATTCCTTAGCTCTTTCAGCTTCGGCGCACTTACTGTCCAGCCATTGCAGGTACTTGCGAATCTTCTCGTCCATCACTCACCGTCCTTTGCTTCCGTCTCAGGCTCGGCGCCGGTGTCCGACATGTCCGGCTCCAGGACTTCGGCGGTCACGTCGTCGGCTTCATCGGTGCCGTCATCCTCAAGCACCGGCTGGAACACATCGCCGTAATCGGGCGTGGTGTCGTCATTGGCGGCGGCGGTCTGCGCCTGCACGGTCAAAGGCAGGTACGGTGCCGCGCGACGGATGGCGGTCTTCTTCGCCATGGCCTCGTAATCGGTCTTCCACGGGCCGAAATTACCGCTCTTGCTGCGCGCCCTCGCCTGCTCGATCTCCTGACGGTTCAGAACGAGGAAGTAGTGGCCACCGTCCTTGAAATGCGCGACCATGTACACGTGGGTCAGTTCGCCGGGGTTGGCGCATGGCACGTGGCGCAAATCCTCGTTGAGACCATAACTGTAGGAGAATTCGTCTCCCTGGTGTACGGCTCGGGCGCTGATGTCCACGAGCTGGCCGCTGCGGCGCGCCAGGTCGATCATGCCGCGATAGCCCATGATGAACGTGGCCTCCATGCCTCCGGTCTTCTTGTTGCGGAAGGGCAGCACGTAGGC
This sequence is a window from Bifidobacterium breve DSM 20213 = JCM 1192. Protein-coding genes within it:
- a CDS encoding recombinase RecT, which gives rise to MGAIAQQAQGQQMVEMTPKQNLKMMMKKSWPRIASVVGNNISPDRLYQMCVSAINKTPKLAECSPQSVLSCFMTCSALGLEPSNVDGLGRAYVLPFRNKKTGGMEATFIMGYRGMIDLARRSGQLVDISARAVHQGDEFSYSYGLNEDLRHVPCANPGELTHVYMVAHFKDGGHYFLVLNRQEIEQARARSKSGNFGPWKTDYEAMAKKTAIRRAAPYLPLTVQAQTAAANDDTTPDYGDVFQPVLEDDGTDEADDVTAEVLEPDMSDTGAEPETEAKDGE